TCTACCTGCTTTGCCTGTGTTAATATTCCAATCGTTATTCATTCCGGCATACCACGAGAGTAAGGAGATTAGGGCATCCCTAACAACAACATCGAGCATATATTTAGCATAGGGCAGCTCATCTCTCCAAAGCCCCTTGGCAACATTCGTTGAACACCACCATATTTCGTTTAACACTTCGTCGTATTGTTGTTTCGTCGGTTTGCACGTGATATAGGATTTATCGCTTGCAGGTTCAACGGCTCCCATAAGGTTATCTTTGTCTAGAAGGATCTTCGTAAGGCTGTCTGAAGGATCTAGAATATGCTTTACATTTCGAAAGGTAAGGTCAATTCTAACGCCATCGTTAAACAGCATTAAGAAAATCGCCCACTCCTCTGTTCCCTCTTGCAGGTTGTTTTGCTGCATAATCATGATATGTCCGAACTGCTTAATCCATTGTTGATTTTGTACAAACGAGAATACATCCCCAATTACACCGAAAATCAAATCATAATCACACAGGATATCCTTGGTGACTTTAGGATTTACGCGAGAGCCGTTATGGAGAACGACCTTAACCTGTGGGTGGGATTGGGCATAGTCTAATAGCTGAGATAAAATCTCTTGTTCGTTTCTCATTTGACCTCCTGTTGAGCAAATAAAAACACCGCCACTAGGATGAATTCCCGGGATGACGGTGCCTTGCTGTCTGAATTCGCTGCTTATTTCGTTATCATGACTGGAACTTTAGCATGTAGGATAACATTGTGACTTACGCTCCCAAGCATGAATTCCTTTAAGGAGCTCAAGCCGCGACTTCCCATAATAATGGCATCACAATTACTATTTTCAACATAATCTAGAATGGCTTCTGCTGGAGAACCGGCAAGAACAACAACATTCGTATGGGGATGATCACCGATGATCTGTTTAACTTTATCGAGCAGGGCATTTCCCTGTTGCTTCACTTGTTCTTGATAACCTTCAGGCTGGGAGAAGGTCATATCCCCGACAATGACCGGCTGTAAATTGATGACATGCGCTACCGAAATTTGAATATTCGGATCTGATTCTACGAATTGAAGAGCTTTCTCCAGAGCTTTGGTTGCGGATTGAGACCCATCGTAAGGAACCATAATGTGTTTAAATATCATGTCGAACCCTCCATTCATTGTAATAGTTATATTATAACATTTGGAGCGCTGGATAAAAAATGAAGCCCAATGAGCCGAAAAAGGATATAGTTAGACGAGAGATTTATATTTAGGAGGAGCATGACAATGAACAAGGAACAGGTAAAACCGAAAATAACGATTCCCTTAACGAAATTAGAATACTTTATTAACATTATTTGCGTAATTGCTCTCATTGGCCCGATTCTTTATATTGCCAAAGAAATGTCTAGCTTGCCTGCAGAGATTCCCATTCATTTTAATGGTAAAGGGGAGCCGGATGGCTGGGGCGGAAAGCGTATGCTGTTCCTTCTTCCAGCGATTTCAGTAGCTTTATATTACGTATTATCGGCGTTATCCAGGTCCCCTCACGTCTTCAACTATGCTGTGCCCATAACAGAAGCGAATGCGGCAACTCAATACTTGCTCGCTAGGAAAATGATCGTGTGGCTCAAGCTTGAGCTTATCATCATATTCGGTTATATCGAGTGGGCAACTGTTCAGTCCGCCTATAATCATGAGAACGGGCTCGGGATTTGGATGCTGCCTGTTGTTTTAGTTGTTGTCTTTGGTACGTTAGGCTTTTATTTATCTCGGTCATACAAATCCAAATAATTACCGTGCGATTTCGCTTCCTAAAGGCAACAGATTTCACGTAGCTTGGGAAGGTTCCCGGAAACCGAAATAAATATATGATATGATACGGAGGATTGTTACTACTGAATCTTAGCGACTAAGAGGGTTGATTACATGCATTTATTATCGGTTGAAAATATATCAAAGAGCTACAGTGAGAAAATGCTATTCGAGAACGTGACATTCGGCGTTGAGACTGGTGATAAGATTGGCATTATTGGTGTTAATGGAACGGGAAAATCGACGTTACTGAAGGTCATCTCAGGTGTGGAAACTACGGATACTGGCCGAGTATCTATTGGCCGTTCGGTTATTCTTCGTATGCTGGCACAGGACCCGACATTTTCACCTGAGGAAACGGCTTTGGAGCATGTGCTTGGGGGGGATTCTCCGCAGCTTGAGGCGGTTCGCAAATATGCTGAGGTGCTGGCTGAGCTGGAGCTCAATCCAACGGATTCCAAGCTGCAGGAGCGCCTAATTACTGCAAACCAAAGAATGGACGAGCTGGAGGCATGGCAGTTAGAAAGCGATGCTAAGACTGCTCTAACTAAGCTGGGCATTCACAATTATGAGGATAAAGTATCTACATTCTCAGGTGGGCAGCGGAAGCGGGTAGCCATGGCGGCGGCATTGCTGCAGCCCTCGGACATTCTTATTCTTGATGAGCCTACCAATCATATTGATAATGATTCCGTGGCATGGCTTGAGGGAATGCTCCAGAAGCGCAAAGGCGCATTGCTGATGATTACGCATGACAGGTACTTCTTAGATAGGGTAAGTAATCGCGTGATTGAGTTAGATCAAGGTCGAGCACATTTCTATGAAGCGAATTATAGTCGGTTTTTGGAGCTCAAGCTGGAAAGGGAAGAGCGCGAGGTTGCATCTGAGGCTAAACGCAAGAATCTGCTACGCAATGAGCTGGCTTGGATTCGTCGTGGCGCACAAGCGCGATCAACGAAGCAGAAAGCACGGATTGATCGTTACGAGGCGTTGAAGGAGAACGGACCGAAAGCATCTGCGGACAAAATGGACGTATCGATAGCTTCTTCGCGGTTAGGCAAGAAGATCATTGAGATTGATCATCTGACCAAACGGTTGGGAGATCGCGTACTGATCAAGGATTTAAGCTACATCGCGGTTCCTGAAGATCGGATAGGTATCGTTGGGCGGAACGGAAGCGGGAAGTCTACACTATTGAAGCTGATCGCAGGTAAGCTGACTCCAGACGAAGGCCAAGTGGAGCTGGGAACGACGGTTAAGCTGGGATGGTTTAGCCAAGAGCATGAAGAGATGGATGAGTCGCTTAGAGTAATGGAATATATTCGTGAGGGCGCCGATCAAGTCAAAACCTCCGACGGCTCAATGATATCTGCTGGTCAGATGCTTGAGCGGTTCCTTTTCTCACCGGCGATGCAGTGGAGTGTTGTATCCAAGCTTTCTGGTGGTGAGAAACGTCGTCTTCAGCTTCTCCGCGTGCTTATGAATGCACCCAATGTGCTTTTGTTGGATGAGCCTACGAATGATTTGGATATCGCGACACTTACCGTACTGGAAGACTATTTAGATGATTTTCCGGGTGTTGTCGTTATCGTTTCACATGATCGTTATTTCCTTGATCGCACTGTTGATCGGATTCTTGCGTTTGAAGGCGAAGGCGTCGTAACCCATAATGTTGGTAACTATACGGAATACCGAGAGTTTGCTGAGCGGCAAGAGGCACTGAAGCTAGCAGCAGCGGCTCCGGTTAAAACGTCGAATAATACCGCAGCCAAGCAAGATAGCAAAGAGCGCCTTGTTCTCAAGATGTCATATAAGGATCAGAAGGACTACGAGCAAATTGATGGATGGATTGAGAAGGCGGAAGCGGAGATTGCGTCCGTTGCAAGGAAGATGGAAGCAGCGAGCAGTGACTCCGTTCGACTACAGCAGCTTGCAGAGGAGCAGCAAAGCTTGGAGACCAAGCTCGACGAGCTCATGGAGCGCTGGACAGAGCTTAACGAGCTAGCAGAACAGATCGCCGCCAACAAAAGTAACAAATGATGCATGTTGGGGCTATATCTCCGAAGCTTTAATAGTGGTTAAGACCGGGGTATGTTCGCTGAGCGAGATAAGTAGCGGACGATTTGCTCAAGAAACGATACTGGGTGAGCTGCAAGCCGCTGCCAGCGTACTAAATGCTCAAGAACCGAGTTTCAGAGGTCTGCAAGCCGCTGGTAGCGTACTAATTGCTCAAGAACCGGGTCTCGGTGAGCTTTAAGCCGCTGGTAGCGTACTAATTGCCCAAGAACCGGGTCTCGGTGAGCTTTAAGCCGCTGGTAGCGTACTAATTGCCCAAGAACCGGGTCTCGGTGAGCTTTAAGCCGCTGCCAGCGTGCTAAATGCTAAAGAACCGAGTCTTGGTGAGCTGTAAGCCGCTGACGGCGTACTAATTGCCCAAGAAACGAGTCTTGGTGAGCTGTAAGCCGCTGACGGCGGACTAAATGCTCAAGAAACGAGTCTCGGTGAGCTGTAAGCCGTTGCCAGCGTACTAAATGCTCAAGAAACGAGGTTTGGTGAGCTGTAAGCCGTTGCCAGCGTGCTAATTGCCCAAGAAGTGAGTCTCGGTGAGCAGCGAGCCGGCCTGAGCGCGTTAAAGTGGGTTTGGCGGGCCGGCTGAAGGAAATAAGTAGCTCTGAGTATGTTGAATTGGAATGGGTGCGCCTGCGTAGAGTGTGTTGGGGAGTCGACTAACTTTTCTGAAGAGCAAATAAGGGCTGCAAATGGAACTAGGTTCCATTTACAGCCCTTATGTTATGCTCCTTGTGTTTCAGTTAAGAAATCAAGCTTCAGGAAAAGTAAAAGCCACTTCATGAACGCTTAGCTTAGCGCCTAGCATGATACCTGAGCCAGCGGGCTTCGGCGGTTGCTCACCATGGCTAGGGCTTGTCTGACTATCGGAAGCGGCAGCATCTGGTTTAGGGCGGGAATGGGCATGCGCCTGCTTGAATGCTTCGCTGTTCACCCAACCGTCGAAAGCCTCACGGCTCTCCCAAGTGGTGCACACCTTAAGCTCATCATGCTCTTCGCCAGCCTCGGTTAGAAGCTCCATGCGGATGAAGCCCGGTGCATGCTGCACCCCTTTTGGGTTTTTGAAGCGTTCGGCAATCTCGCCGATATGACCTGATTTGATTTTTATTGTATTGATCGCAACTATCATTTATTAATCCCCTTCCATCTGATCGCACCTCCACATTGTAACATTACTCAATCATCTAATCGAACTCCTACGCCTTGCTTTACCGCTTCCCGCCAGTAATAAGCTGCGAGGGTCATGTCGAAAGCGGCCATCCCCATCGGGCTGAACAAAATAGTCTCAGAGGGAGAAAAATTCTCCAATGCTCGTGAATGTGTGACGTCTCGTAAGGTAACAACGTCTTCTTCACAAAGCCCGGACTGCTTATGAAGCTGTTCGATATCGGTATTCTCCCTACATACTTCTTGCCAATTATCGACGACGATCGCTTTAACTGCGCTCAAGCTCTGAGGTATATACTCTCGTAAAGAAATGTTCATTAACAAGGAACCCAACAGAGGGGCTTCATCGATATAACGTGTAGACGAGGAGGTGCAGGTAAAAAGAATGTCGCTCTCCCGGTATACCTCCTGCCAAGTATTTGAAATGTTAGCCTTCAGGTTCAAAGGTCGTTTAAGCGTAGCCGGATCAATGCCCTTAAGATCAAATAGCTTCACCTTGTCTATTTTGTCACCGTGCAAAGCAAGAAGCATCTCCATATGCCGCCGCCCAATTGGACCCCAACCGATCATGCCTACTCTATACCTATGACGACGCTCAAGTGCCATATACTGATGCAACATGACTGCACTGACCGCTGCCGTACGCAGTTCACTAAGCAAGCCGCTGTTAATGACGGCGACGGGAACCCCTGTATCGGGTGAGTTGAGAATAATCGCACTATGAGCCCGGGGCTTTCCGATCTTAATGTTGCCTGGAAAGCTGGCAATCCACTTGATGCCACTAATATCCGTTTCGCCCCCAACAAAAGAGGGCATAGCAATAATTCGGTTGCTGGGGTCCTTGAATCGCAAGTACGGCTTGAGAGGCTGGACTACTTCCGGGGTATCCATGATGTGTAGGGTTGATTCAATCAGGCTCATGAGCAATTGCCAATTGATTCCCAGCTCGCGAATATGTCCATCATTCAAGTAAATCATCATCACACTTCCTCTACGGGTCACCAAAAGTAACGTTCAAGCAGACTGTACCCAACCACTAATCTCTACGCCTAAGTTACATGAGTGCTCACCCAAACCTCGCTGTAGGCTATACCCAGCCACTAATCTCCACATCTAAGTTACATGAGTGCGCACCCATTCCTCGTTGTACACGGTATCCAGATAACGGTCTCCACGGTCGGGCAAAATAGCGACACACTTAGCACCACTTGGGATCTCATCCTGAATGGATCGAATAGCGGCAATGACGCCTCCAGACGAAGCGCCTGCTAGAATCGATTCTAGTCGAACGAGGTCCGAACAACCCACTACGCTTTGTCTCTCCGATACATATACAACTTGATCAATTAAATCCATTCGTCTAATCGGGGGTGGAACCGCAGCACCTAGCCCAGGGAACTGCCGTACACCCTTCATTCCGCCAAAAATCACACTTCCGAGCGCATCCACAGCTATGATTTTCGCATCGTGATTGTCTTCCTTAAGCCTCTCCGCGCAGCCGCGTATCGTTCCACATGAGCTCACGCCGCAGAATAAATAATCTATCTCAGGCAGTACCTCCAGAATTTCCGGCATCGTAGTGTGGTAATGGGCCAAATAGTTATTGGGATTGCCATATTGATTCGTCCAATAACAGTTGCCGATTTCCTGTTGTAGCTGCTTAACGCGGGCAATACGGGCAGGTAAATAATCGCCGCTTACAGCGTCTGGCTGGGAGATCATTTCTAGTTCCCCACCAAGAATTCGTATTAACCGCTGGTGTGCTTCCGTCGTTCGGGGATCAACCACGCAGATGAATCTCAAGCCCACATAACGACAAATCTGAGCCAAGCTAACCGCCATGTTACCGGAGCTAGATTCAATGATTGTCGTATCCTTATTAATTTCCCCTGAACGGATCGCTTCTTTGATGATGTAGAGGGCGGGGCGATCCTTGGAGCTGCCTCCAGGGTTTGTCATTTCGAGCTTGCCAAATACTTGGAAAGGAGCGTCAAGGAAAAGCTGTCGAAGCGGGACGAGCGGTGTTCGGCCAATTGTCCCGAGCAAACCACTATCCGTGATTTCCATGACCATGCTTCCGCCTACTTTCCTTTAGTTAATCATTACTTTTAAGCTTCACAGGTATTACACTAACCCAAAGCGCCGCAACCTCTGTTTATGCTCAGTCGTAGAAAACCCTTTTGTGCTTCAGCACCGACTTATCGAAGGTAATTTCAGATGGAATAACCCTCATAGCACTTAGAATGCCGCCACGGATCATCATGCCGATCTCAGGAATCCGATCCAATAGCTCCAGCTTTATCTGCTCATAGATGAGTGGATCCTTGTTCGCACTGTCGATATGGACGGTAAGCCTATTAGATTGGACATGAATCTTAACGCTGGCATCCTTCAAGTACCGATATACAACATCTTCGATATCATAAACACTAATTTTTTCCCCGTGCTTTAGCTCTGAGCCGATACGCCTGACCAGTGCCTTAAAGCTTTGCCTCCATTGTCCTTGCACAAAAATAGGCTGCAAATCCCGCACGATGTCGTAAGTAACATAACGAAGCGCAGGGAATAAATCACGGCTCTGCGACGTCAGCACCAATACAGATTCTTGATCGTTTAAAGGCTCCATTTCAGGAAACAACACTTCAACGGGCAAGCCTTCCGCCTCAATTCCTTCAACAAACAGGTATCTTCCACGCTCATGCGAGTAATAAGCAATTGTACCAATCTCAATCGATCCGTACGTATCCGTGATGTTTTCTTCTGCAAGCTGCATTCGCTCCGCTACACTCTCAAGCCAAGCAGGAGAGGCGATCTCGCCAACTAGGATGATATGTTGAACGCCATAGGAAGCAGGATCATCAACGGATGCGGACAACAGACGATCTAGAATGGAGGGCATTGTATATAGAATATGTGGTCGCGTTTCTCTAAGCCGCTCAAGGTGCTGTTCAATAGGCTGTTGGTAAGCGATAGAATCAGCTTTTATCCCGATACGTTCAAAAACAGTCAAAGCAGTATTAGCCGCATGTCCAGTACCCATGTCTGACAGGGCAGTAGTCCTAGTGAGGGGGTGAAGAATATGCTGAAATAGCTCAGATTTAAGGTCCAGATAATGCTGCTCATCCTCGGCGGAATAGTATATTGTTTTGCGCCTGAGGGAGCTCGTGCCAGAGGTGCGGTACGATGTGACATGTTCTCTAGGCTCGAAGGGGAGTGTCCCGCTATAATAATGCTGCTCCAGTAGCTCAGATGTAATCAAGGGTAGCTGGAGAAGTGAGTTAATATCCTTCTTGTCCAAGCCATTGTCTGCCAAAAGCTGCTTATACCATGGGAATATATCTTGAACCCGTTGAACCTTTTTCAACAGTTGCAATTTATCCAAGCTGTTTCCCTCCGCTTCCGCCATAGGGTGATACTCATTTATATGTGAAGGTTGAGAGCAGGTTCTTCATTTACTAGTGGGCGATAGCCCTTCCTTCTCGCTAATATTTCCATACAGTATGTTACAGGGTATTGCCTAATGGTGAAGAAAGGTGAGTGGAGCAGCCAATGAGCAAGATGACCGCTGTATCAAGCAAATGGATTAAAACCAGGGTGTTAGCTGGTTCGGGCTTCTTATCCGCCCATATACCGACAACTCTACGGCTTAATCGGGGGTCGTTGATTGAATTATTGAGTCGGCACGGGATGGTGTATGTTAAGCCAGTTTCGGGCTCCTGTGGTGTGGGTGTCATGCGAATAGATCATTCTAAAGTAAAAGGGACATGGAGCGTTCAGTTTGGGACGAAGAGAAGAATCTTTACTAGCTTTCAGAAAATGTACAGTTGGCTTAGAACACGAGTGAAAGACACACCCTATTTGGTTCAAAGAGGTATTCATGTGCTGCGACATAAAGGAAGGCCGCTTGATTTTCGTGTCATGATCCAGAAGGGGAAGCGGATTGGGTGGAGGGTGACAGGAAAGGCTGCACGGGTCGCGCATCGTCTTAAGGCAGTTACGAATGGTAGCCAAGGTGGGAGCATATATGGGGCTGGATCGTTGCTCAAGCGGACAACAGGTCATAAGGCAACCGCTCAACTACTGCGAAAGTTCGATCGATTAGCGAAGTCAACGGCGAAGCGCTTTGCACGAACGTACCCTCGAATGCGAGAGCTTGGGCTGGATATTGCGGTCGATAAGAGGCGTCGTGCATGGATTCTTGAGGTTAATACGAGGCCTGACCCATGCCCTTTTACCAAGCTCGCAGACTCCTCGATGCTGCGTAATATTATTCGTTACGCTCGAGGTTACGGACGGACGTATCGCTTACAATGTGGCAAGGCGAAGAGAGGGGGCGGCTAATCTACCGAGTTGTATCTCAATAACGCATTGTCTCAAAGCCATACCTCCTTGGAAAAATTAATCTTTCTTAACTTTCAGAAACCACATTGGAGATGTGCCGTATGAAAGGTAAGACTAGATACGAGGAGGGAATAGGTAATGAAATGTCCAATTTGTGAAGACTCGCGTATGAGAGAAGTAGAGAAAAATGGTATTCTCATTGATATTTGTCCATCCTGCAAAGGGGTGTGGCTAGATCGTGGGGAGCTGGACAAGCTCATGCAGGACGTTCGGGAGGTTCGCCAAGACTATAACGAATGGTACTACGGGGATTCCCCTAAGCAGCAGGACACTCCGAGGGCAGCCCAACAGCAACAGCAGCCTTATAATCCGCCGCAACAGCAGCATCACAGCTCTCAACAGGGCCATTCTCAGTATCCGCCTCATAAGAAAAGAAAGAAAAGCGTAATGGACGTATTCGGTGATTTGTTCGATTGATTAGCTTCTTACTCAGACCGTCTAGGCTACTGTGCCTGGCGGTTTTTTTGTTTTCCGCCCAAAGGAGTAAGTCTTATAAAAAATCAAACGCTACGCTATAAGTAGCTGTCTAATATGGATATTGTGTGTTTTCTATGGCCCGTCATAAATTTAAAATTTTAAATAAACTCCTTTTTTCATTGACAATGATAATGAGAACCATTATCATCCTTAGTATAAGAAATACCACGAGAATAGTTTACAGTAGAGGTGGATGAGATATGTCACGTTTAAATACAGATCAGTTATCTCTTGGATACGGTAGCCGACACATTGTAAAAGAACTGAACTTAAAGGTACCTGATGGCTTAATTACGGCGCTTGTAGGAGCAAATGGATCAGGTAAATCAACCATTCTTAAGTCACTGGCTCGTATTCTCAACCCGATCAAAGGTGGCGTCTACCTAGACGGTAAGCTTATTCATCGCCAGCCTACGAAGGAAGTGGCTAAGCATTTGGCCATTTTGCCGCAAAATCCAACTTCTCCAGAAGGATTAACGGTTCGCGAGCTCGTATCATTCGGTCGCTACCCCCATCAGAAGGGGTTCGGAAATATGTCCAAGGATGACAACGAGATGATCGAGTGGGCCATGAAGGCCACAGGAATGTCGATGTTCAGCTCAAGAGCAGTTGATGAGCTTTCTGGCGGTCAACGTCAACGGGCGTGGATTGCTATGGCATTGGCTCAAGGTACAGAAGTGCTCTTACTCGACGAACCAACGACCTTCCTAGATATGGCGCATCAGATGGAAGTTATGACGTTACTCGAGAAGCTGAATAAGGAACAGAAACGCACCATCATCATGGTCGTGCATGATTTAAACCATGCTTCCAGATATGCTCAGCACCTAGTTGCCTTGAAGGATGGAACAGTTCTGTATGAAGGTCAACCGGAAGTGGTTATGACTTCACAGATGCTGCGCGATGTGTTCAACATCGATGCCGACGTTATACCAGACCCTCGCTCGGGAGCTCCTCTTTGTCTTCCTTATGGATTGGCGGAGAATCCAGTGGAAGATATACCAGAGATAAGTGCGGATAGAGAAGTTATTTTCCCAAACCATCGTGATAATAGAATTGAAGCTACGGCATAAATTGCACGAGCATGTAACATAACCCGAAAAAGATAGGCTATATTGCCAATTTACGCTCTCCCCCTGCATTGTTAAAATGTAGGAAATAGGGAGGGTGTTTTTTTGTGGACAAACAATCTAGAGAACTGAAGCTTTCCGCTGTTATTAACAATGTAAGCTCCGTTGTTGTAGGCAAGGAAAAGGTGTTGGAGCAGCTGCTAATCGCTCTTCTTGCTTCCGGGCATATC
This portion of the Cohnella abietis genome encodes:
- a CDS encoding YheC/YheD family protein, encoding MSKMTAVSSKWIKTRVLAGSGFLSAHIPTTLRLNRGSLIELLSRHGMVYVKPVSGSCGVGVMRIDHSKVKGTWSVQFGTKRRIFTSFQKMYSWLRTRVKDTPYLVQRGIHVLRHKGRPLDFRVMIQKGKRIGWRVTGKAARVAHRLKAVTNGSQGGSIYGAGSLLKRTTGHKATAQLLRKFDRLAKSTAKRFARTYPRMRELGLDIAVDKRRRAWILEVNTRPDPCPFTKLADSSMLRNIIRYARGYGRTYRLQCGKAKRGGG
- the sbnA gene encoding 2,3-diaminopropionate biosynthesis protein SbnA: MEITDSGLLGTIGRTPLVPLRQLFLDAPFQVFGKLEMTNPGGSSKDRPALYIIKEAIRSGEINKDTTIIESSSGNMAVSLAQICRYVGLRFICVVDPRTTEAHQRLIRILGGELEMISQPDAVSGDYLPARIARVKQLQQEIGNCYWTNQYGNPNNYLAHYHTTMPEILEVLPEIDYLFCGVSSCGTIRGCAERLKEDNHDAKIIAVDALGSVIFGGMKGVRQFPGLGAAVPPPIRRMDLIDQVVYVSERQSVVGCSDLVRLESILAGASSGGVIAAIRSIQDEIPSGAKCVAILPDRGDRYLDTVYNEEWVRTHVT
- a CDS encoding ABC transporter ATP-binding protein → MSRLNTDQLSLGYGSRHIVKELNLKVPDGLITALVGANGSGKSTILKSLARILNPIKGGVYLDGKLIHRQPTKEVAKHLAILPQNPTSPEGLTVRELVSFGRYPHQKGFGNMSKDDNEMIEWAMKATGMSMFSSRAVDELSGGQRQRAWIAMALAQGTEVLLLDEPTTFLDMAHQMEVMTLLEKLNKEQKRTIIMVVHDLNHASRYAQHLVALKDGTVLYEGQPEVVMTSQMLRDVFNIDADVIPDPRSGAPLCLPYGLAENPVEDIPEISADREVIFPNHRDNRIEATA
- a CDS encoding universal stress protein; the encoded protein is MIFKHIMVPYDGSQSATKALEKALQFVESDPNIQISVAHVINLQPVIVGDMTFSQPEGYQEQVKQQGNALLDKVKQIIGDHPHTNVVVLAGSPAEAILDYVENSNCDAIIMGSRGLSSLKEFMLGSVSHNVILHAKVPVMITK
- a CDS encoding phenylacetate--CoA ligase family protein; this encodes MDKLQLLKKVQRVQDIFPWYKQLLADNGLDKKDINSLLQLPLITSELLEQHYYSGTLPFEPREHVTSYRTSGTSSLRRKTIYYSAEDEQHYLDLKSELFQHILHPLTRTTALSDMGTGHAANTALTVFERIGIKADSIAYQQPIEQHLERLRETRPHILYTMPSILDRLLSASVDDPASYGVQHIILVGEIASPAWLESVAERMQLAEENITDTYGSIEIGTIAYYSHERGRYLFVEGIEAEGLPVEVLFPEMEPLNDQESVLVLTSQSRDLFPALRYVTYDIVRDLQPIFVQGQWRQSFKALVRRIGSELKHGEKISVYDIEDVVYRYLKDASVKIHVQSNRLTVHIDSANKDPLIYEQIKLELLDRIPEIGMMIRGGILSAMRVIPSEITFDKSVLKHKRVFYD
- a CDS encoding antibiotic biosynthesis monooxygenase codes for the protein MIVAINTIKIKSGHIGEIAERFKNPKGVQHAPGFIRMELLTEAGEEHDELKVCTTWESREAFDGWVNSEAFKQAHAHSRPKPDAAASDSQTSPSHGEQPPKPAGSGIMLGAKLSVHEVAFTFPEA
- a CDS encoding aminoglycoside 6-adenylyltransferase, translated to MRNEQEILSQLLDYAQSHPQVKVVLHNGSRVNPKVTKDILCDYDLIFGVIGDVFSFVQNQQWIKQFGHIMIMQQNNLQEGTEEWAIFLMLFNDGVRIDLTFRNVKHILDPSDSLTKILLDKDNLMGAVEPASDKSYITCKPTKQQYDEVLNEIWWCSTNVAKGLWRDELPYAKYMLDVVVRDALISLLSWYAGMNNDWNINTGKAGRWLKKYLPEELWDRYISTYAGSDFDQNWAALEKTGALTRIVGTAVADSLGYQYPQAEDEKVTKYLAQLRKMEK
- a CDS encoding 2,3-diaminopropionate biosynthesis protein SbnB; the protein is MMIYLNDGHIRELGINWQLLMSLIESTLHIMDTPEVVQPLKPYLRFKDPSNRIIAMPSFVGGETDISGIKWIASFPGNIKIGKPRAHSAIILNSPDTGVPVAVINSGLLSELRTAAVSAVMLHQYMALERRHRYRVGMIGWGPIGRRHMEMLLALHGDKIDKVKLFDLKGIDPATLKRPLNLKANISNTWQEVYRESDILFTCTSSSTRYIDEAPLLGSLLMNISLREYIPQSLSAVKAIVVDNWQEVCRENTDIEQLHKQSGLCEEDVVTLRDVTHSRALENFSPSETILFSPMGMAAFDMTLAAYYWREAVKQGVGVRLDD
- a CDS encoding ABC-F family ATP-binding cassette domain-containing protein, with protein sequence MHLLSVENISKSYSEKMLFENVTFGVETGDKIGIIGVNGTGKSTLLKVISGVETTDTGRVSIGRSVILRMLAQDPTFSPEETALEHVLGGDSPQLEAVRKYAEVLAELELNPTDSKLQERLITANQRMDELEAWQLESDAKTALTKLGIHNYEDKVSTFSGGQRKRVAMAAALLQPSDILILDEPTNHIDNDSVAWLEGMLQKRKGALLMITHDRYFLDRVSNRVIELDQGRAHFYEANYSRFLELKLEREEREVASEAKRKNLLRNELAWIRRGAQARSTKQKARIDRYEALKENGPKASADKMDVSIASSRLGKKIIEIDHLTKRLGDRVLIKDLSYIAVPEDRIGIVGRNGSGKSTLLKLIAGKLTPDEGQVELGTTVKLGWFSQEHEEMDESLRVMEYIREGADQVKTSDGSMISAGQMLERFLFSPAMQWSVVSKLSGGEKRRLQLLRVLMNAPNVLLLDEPTNDLDIATLTVLEDYLDDFPGVVVIVSHDRYFLDRTVDRILAFEGEGVVTHNVGNYTEYREFAERQEALKLAAAAPVKTSNNTAAKQDSKERLVLKMSYKDQKDYEQIDGWIEKAEAEIASVARKMEAASSDSVRLQQLAEEQQSLETKLDELMERWTELNELAEQIAANKSNK
- a CDS encoding TFIIB-type zinc ribbon-containing protein, producing MKCPICEDSRMREVEKNGILIDICPSCKGVWLDRGELDKLMQDVREVRQDYNEWYYGDSPKQQDTPRAAQQQQQPYNPPQQQHHSSQQGHSQYPPHKKRKKSVMDVFGDLFD
- a CDS encoding DUF1648 domain-containing protein — encoded protein: MNKEQVKPKITIPLTKLEYFINIICVIALIGPILYIAKEMSSLPAEIPIHFNGKGEPDGWGGKRMLFLLPAISVALYYVLSALSRSPHVFNYAVPITEANAATQYLLARKMIVWLKLELIIIFGYIEWATVQSAYNHENGLGIWMLPVVLVVVFGTLGFYLSRSYKSK